Genomic DNA from Mus musculus strain C57BL/6J chromosome 11, GRCm38.p6 C57BL/6J:
cagagagattctcATTGCATGAAAATGGTTTTAatatcttcttttttcatttctgaacagaaagaagcaagccAAGGTCAAAGTTTGGGAAGCATCGAAGAATTGAATGTGGGAAGgagtgaggaggaggcagaacAAAAGCCCTCAGGTATTCAGAGGCAACTCTGAGAAAAACAACATCTTCTATCACAGTTGTCTTTCCTGAAATGTACAGACTTATACAAGACTCCAGATGTGGACAGCTGTGTCAGTAGTACACTTGGACTCAGTGGTTCCAGGTTTCTGTCCTTCTTCCACAGTCCCTAAGTCTTGGAGGCTGTTAGTGCCTCCCTGGGAGGGAGGAGCCTTGAGTCTAGGTAGGGGCAATGTCCCTAGGTAGCACACGTCCTGTGACAGCCCTCTCTATTCTCTAATATATTTTCTACAACTGAAGACTCCTACGCTTACTTGTAAGTGAGTGTGCTCCACACTGTTAAGAGCAGGACAGATAATAATCCTGGGCTTGCAAGCAACTGTTCATAATCCTTTGGTAACTGAACAAAGCCACTTCTGGCTTGTCAGTGTGCAGAAAGGGTCCTTAAGACAAGTTCAGATGTGCATATACACAGTGTCAAAGGCACTCATCACAGCCCTTCGTCCCTTGCAGGTCATTCCCGTAGCTCATGGACCGACTCTGAAATCAGGATCTTCCTGCAGGAGTGGGAAGTAGTTGAACAGGAAGTGAGCCACACAAGCAACAAGATTCACAAGAAGACCAAGTTTCTTTGTCAGCGCCTCTATCATCGGGGCCTGAAGAAGAGCTGGAAAAGCTGTTTCCACCTACTGCGGAACCTGCATGATCTGCACGAGACTCTCTGTAATGAGAGACCAGGGATTGAACCCTTGTTTTCTCCTTATGCAGAGGCCCTGTACAAGATCCTGGGCTCCAGCCCCCAGGGAAGCCATGTCCCAGGTTAGTCTATTCTGTGTTCCATTTTCAGGTTCTCTAGAGAGCAGCATCAGCTGACCTGTCCTTCATGAGCACAGAGCAGAACACACAGTGTGGGAATCTCCATTCCCACGGGCCTCCATTGCACACAGCAAAATCAATGTGTGTCCTCTCTGTTTGTGATCCTCTGTCACCCCAAGCAAATGGAATTTGGACATGCTCAGGGTAGACCATGCCACACAGGACAGACCATTGCTAGACTTGATTCAGAGAAAGTGAGGGTGATGTTCTTATGAACtctgtttcttctccctctcaggtTCTCTCTCTGATGGGGCTGGTGACCCCACGACCCCCGTGTACCCTCAGCCTCCCAGTTACCAGCCTTCGGATTATGGCATCACGGTTCCTTCTGAGCAGCTTCAAGGGAATCCGCTGCCAATGATGTCGCAGGAGGATTCCCCGTTTCCCACGTGGGAGCCCTGGAATCCCAGCTATCCATTGTCAGTTCCACACCTACTTCCTGGCTTTGTCCCAGGAGACGCCAACCTCCAGCAGCCATGGTCAACCTGTGATTTACACCAAGATCCCCAATGAAGAGAAGTGGGGATTCCCTATGTATTCCCTGTAAACCTCAGGATCATGCAGTATTGTGGACTTAGGcatctttctctacctcctaagagaagaaaatgtggAATCAAACGAAGGTCCATGAAGAACCCCCCCCCGTGCCTCATCCTTGTTGTTTCAATGGGGTCCATAAGGAAAGAGGGGCAGTGGATTGTTATTTGAGGTTCATTCCCTGGTCCCCTGCGACTTACCTCCTGTCTATCTCCATCTGACTTCCGCCATGGAGTCTCCTCTCCCACAAGAGGAACCTGTGCCTCCATAGACACCTGCTCACGCCTTCTTCTTTCTCTAACCCACTTGTTACAGAATCCTTGTCCAGTGTTTCACAGTCCCAAAGTCTCTACCATGCAAGCGGAAtgcctggagctacagatggaCCTGAGCAGCCAAGCAATCACTTAGCAAGTACACAGACTTTGGTTCATCTAtagcaatgaaaaaaataattgagGATCTAGTCTTACATCGGACGTATTTGTAAgataatgaagaaacaaaaacaaagtggtGGCTTGAGATTGTGCTCCGTATTGTCGCAGACTTCGCCATTGGTTCACAGCTGGTGGCAGTATTTGTTGAGATCAGGGTGCCTTGGGCTTCTTGCAGGAATTAGGTTACTAGTGCTAGTTACTAGTACTTTGAGGGTTCGAAGGCCCCCACTGGTCCTCTTGGTTgggtggttggttagttggttggttggttggttggttttaacaTGGCACTCATTGCCTTAGCTCTCCACCTGTTGGTTCACTCACCCTTCCATGGCCGCCATTTGCTTGTTGTTCCCTCCGCCTTATGTTCTGCTGGCCTAGACCAGGAAGCCAAAGAGGTTAGAGTGTCCACCAGGTATAAGTAATGAGCAAAGGACGTTTGCATGTCTTAACCCATCATCGTAGTTCCTGTGGTAAAGGGAACATCTCAGGATATGAAGGCAAATTAAAGCACTTTCTTATGGCTGGAAATAATCCTACCACATAAGCAGAATCTGAAATAACATTCAAGGGTTTTCTAATTAACTGTAATATAGGAGTCAAAATAGCCATATATACCTGTTTGGCTAAAAAATGAAGTATTAAAAGATTAGTTAATATCCAGGCCTGGAATCCATCCTGCACCATTAGATGAGCCATCAATACATTACATAAATACCTTTGGAATGGGATTATGTTGGACAATTTATTAATCATAAATTGAGTTCATATAAGAAAAATTCCATAACTTACCCACTGAAATATAATTTCTTATTCTACAAAAATCTACAAATGAGATGTAAAAATACATTGAGTTTGGTGATGCTCTTAAAAATGATTGCTGGCTAATGGTAATGTAATTGTTGACATTGGGTCGTCCCCCCATTTACTAATTAAGCAAGAGTAAGGTAAGCAGTTAATGTTTGATGGCCCTTATAGTCTAAATAAATCCATTCCAAAGGTTTATCCTTTTGTGCTAAAATAGCTGTAGAAGCCAGGTGAGAGGGGGAAATTGGTAAGTTTAAAGGAAGTGTCCACTGGATACACAAATGTCTCTTTTAGTCAGGATTGAAATGCCTATAGTTCTTTTCTTGTCTCTTAAGATACTATGTAAAGACTGTCCAACGCATTAGGTATTCCTAAGGCGTACCTTAGGCATTCCTAAGGTAGGATGTAGCCAATTAATACTGCCTAATAATGTCTGAAAGTGTCAAGTGTTTTTAACTTGCCTTGTGTAATGAACATCTCATTGTGCTTTTACAGTTGTTGTAGTTACTAGTTGCCCCAGATAATGCAGAGTCTGATCTTTGTGCATTTTCAGCTCATTTTTACATAGCCTATCTGGAGTGAGTCCTGTCATATATGGACTGTAGCTCTTCCTCTTTTGAAGGTGCCTAACAGGATAAcagccataaaataaataacataaggCTGAGGCAAGGCCTGTCTCACAGGCTCTAAAACCTTCCCTGCATGGCATTAACACAGAGTAGGGGAGTTGACCTGCCTTGAGGTGATTCAGTTCTTTCATATCAGAGCTCAGGTGCTTTAGGATtgagaaaggaaatagaaaatgcTGGGGCCCCTCATCATCGGGGTGAATATCTATAGTTGAAAGCAGTCTGTTAAATTCAAAACTATTAAAGGCCAAGCTTTAAGAATAGCTGTGGGTGTAAGTGAACCAGGCTGTAAAGTCCCCATGGACCACATGGTGGCATTAATAGTTCTCAAATCAATCAACAATCTTCATTTACCCAGATTTCTTTTGAATTACATAACAAGGAGAATTCcggagaggaaaaggaggttcTATATGCTCATGTTCCAGCTATTCTTAGACTAACTGCTGAAGAGCCTGTAACCTTTTCTTTTACAGGGGGCTATTGGATGTCCAGTAGCTTCTGGatttccatgcagtttttacatATGGTATTTTTCAGTGGCCTCTGAATAACCCAATCCATGTTGATGATTTTGTCCTTGTGGCAATATTGGTTCAATAATCCCTAGTGAGTCTTttccaatttctttcctttttgatatCCCATACTTTGTATTTGCCACTTCCCCTGTGAAGAATGGGTGCCATTATAGGTACGAATATAGATCTCTGCATTAGTTTGTTGTAGAATGTCTATTCCCCAAAGATTAATCAGAACATGAGAAACCTAAGGGTGTCATTAGGCCTTCTGGACCTATACATTGTAATTTTGTAGCACTTTGTTTAATCTCATTAGACCTCATAGTTCCCAATCCTACCAGTATCGAATTTCCCTCCATAATAGGACATGTGGGCAGCCATTCTTCTATGGTTATTTTAGATGCATCAGCCATAGAATTAATCAATACTGCAAAATTTGTTCTctcatttttagaaaataattaaattatactTCCTGATCGAAGTTTCGCTTCAAACCTCTATGCCCAGTCTcctccattccccttcccccatcCAGTCCTCCTCTGTTCCCGTTCAGAAATGGGAGCGGCTTCCCATGGGTAGCAAGTTGCATTAAGGCTAGGCGCCGCCATTCTCCTATTAAGGCTAGAAGAGGAAAGCCATAGGAGGAAAAGGGCCTCAAGGCAGGCACAGAATTAGAAATAGCTCCTGTTCCTGATGTTAGGAGTTCCACATGACGACCAAGCTATAAAACTACAACATATACTCAGAGGGCCTAGGTCACGTAGGCTtcctggttggcagttcagtctctgagtccctatgagcccaggttagttgattctgtggattttcttgtAGTATTCTTGGCCCCCTCTGGCTCCTGCAGTCCTTCATCCCCTGCTTCCAAAgggttccccaagctctgcctgatgttcaGCTGtgactctctgtgtctgtttctatcagttgctCTCCGATGACAGTTGGGCTAGGCACTAGtcaatgagtatagcagaataacaTTAAGAATCAttctgttgactttttttttttttttttttttttttttgggccagGGATGTTTGGTTCTCCTTTCCAGGCTTTGGATCCTTGGCCCTGCAGGCGGTGTCAGGGGTAGGCTGCCTCTCATGACATGGATCTCAAGCTGGACCCATGATTGGTTGTCCCTTCCCACAATTTCTGCACCACTTTTACCCCAGCATATCTTGTAAACTTTTGTAGCTGGATTGGTGTCCCACTCCCTCTGCTGGAAAGTCTtgtctggttacaggagatggctggttcaggcttcatatcctccattgctaagagtcttagctagggtcaccctcatagattcctgggagtttccattgcattAGGTTGCTAGCCCATCCTAGAGATGTTCCCTGGTTCTAGTTatctctcccagtactctttCCCTCCAACCTTCCCCCCACCTGATCCTTCCTGTCCAAACCCCATCCCCACCACCCattcagttccctccctccatctaacccttctcagtgagatttgtgcatcccccccacccctggccccagccttgagccctccttgttccTTAGCTTCTTGGGTTCGTGGATTGTAGCATGCTTATCTTTTACTTTATCGCTTATATCTACTTAGAAGTGAGTATagaccatatttgtctttctgggtctgggataTCTTACTCGGGATGATCTTTCCCACTTCTGTCCATTTGTGTGCAAATTTCCTgatgttgttggttggttttttttaaagaactatcttttcccacatttttattagatattttcttcatttacatttcatatgctatcccaaaagtcccctataccctccccccgccctgctcccctacccacccactcccacttcttggccctggcgttcccctgtactgggacatataaagcttgctagaccaaggggcctctcttcccaatgatggccgatgaggccatcttctgctacatatgcagctagagacaggagctctggggatactggttagttcatattgttgttccacctaagggttgcataccccttcagctcttaggtactttctctagctcctatattgggggtcctgtgttccatcctatagatgactgtgagcatctacttctgtatttgccaggcaccggcgatgttgttgttttttaacagttgaataatactccattgtgtaaacatacattttctttatccattctttggttgaggggcatctaggttgtttctagtgtctattacaaataaagctactataaatgtaattgagcaagtgttcttgtgaTGTGGTTGAAAGTTCTTTGGATATATACCAgatgatatagctgggtcttgaggtagattgatgtccaattttctgaataaaaaaaaatcacattgctTTCTAatgtggctgtacaagtttgcactcccaccagcaataaaggAGTGTTTGCCTTGCCCCatgtccttgccagcatgagcagtcACATAACACCTAATCTTAGCTGTTCTGaggggtataagatggaatctcagagtcatttttaatcacatttccctgatggttaaagatGTTAAGAAtgtctttaagtgcttttcagccatttgagattcctctattgagaggaatctgtttagatctgtagcccatttttaattgtattatttgtcttgctgatatctagtttcttgagttctttatatatattttggatattagtcctctgtcagatgtgagGTTGGTgaggatcttttcccaatctgtaggccaTATTTTATCCTTTTGACAGCGTCCTTTGCCTTTGAAAAACAgaagttttcagtttcatgaactCTTAGTTTTTAATTGTCAGTCTTAGTGCCCTTGTGATtgctgttcaggaagttgtcactTGTGCAATGAGTCCATGGCTATTtctgactttctcttctatcaggtttagtgtatctggttttttgttgaggtctttgatctatttgGACTTTAGGTTTTGCAGGGCATTCAGATACCCAgtaagaccagcaccatttgttgaagatgttttcttttgtctatTATATAATTTTGTCTTTGTCAAAAGTCAAATGACCATAGCTTTGTCAATTTACTTCTTGGTCTTTCAttagattccattgatcaacctgtctgtttttatgccaataccatgtggtttttattactgttgTTCTGTAGtatcttgaaatcagggatggtcatacctctagaagttcttttattgttcaggattctcttagctatcctaggtttttgtttgtttgtttgtttgtttgtttgttttttcatatgaagtagTTTATAAAAAagtgttttggaattttgatgggacttgcattgaatctgtagattgcttttgaaacAATTGCCCGTTTTACTGTGGTTTATCCTACTAATCAATGAACATGAGACATCTTCCATCTTCTGGTATGttcttcagtttccttctttaaagactcaaaattcttgtcatacaggtcttcacttgcttggttagcgtttcaccaagatatttcatagtaTTTGTAGctgttgtgaaaggtgttgtttctgtaatttcttCTTTAGCCTGTTTAAtgtttgtatataggagggctattggttttttttgtttgtttgttttgttttgctttttcagtcaattttgtatccagccacttcattGAAGgagtttatcagctataggaatttttggtagaatttttggggttacttatatatactatcatatcatctgcaaataacgatactttgacttcttccccttgatatcctttagttgtcttattgctctagctagaactttaagtgctatattgaatagatatggagagagaggaCAGCCTTTGCTTGTTCTTGCTTTTAGTGGAATTGATTTGAGTTTCTCTCAAATAGCaagctattggcttgctgtatattgtctttattatgtttaggtctcTTGTATCTCTGATATCTCTAAGACCTTTTTCATAAAAGGGTATTGGATAGAGTCATAGGCttgttcagcatctaatgagatggtcatgaGGTTTTTCTGTCTTAGTTTTTTATATGGTGAGTTACATTGACAAATTTTTATATGTTGAGCCACCCACACATCTCTAGAATGGTgatcatagatatatttttaatgCATTCTTGAATTGTTTGTGaatattttactgagtattttttcatcagtGTTCATGAGAGAaaatggtctgaaattctcttcctgttttgagtatttgtgtggtttgggtatcagggtgactatggCCTCATAAAAAATTGGCagtgtttcttcagtttctattttgtgaaataatttaagGCGTATtagtattagttcttctttgaaagtctagtgaattctgtgctaaaaccatcttgccctgggcctttttttttttttggctagaagacttttaatgactgcttttactTTCTTAGGGGTTATAGATCTATTTAAAtcgtttatctgatcttgatttaactttggtaagtggaatctatcaagaaaattttccatttcatttagattttccaattttgtggaatacaggtttttaaagtatgacctaatgattctttggattttctgGATATCTTTTGTTATATCcctcttttcaatttttattttgttaatttagaaagtttctctctctctctctctctctctctctctctctctctctctctctctctctctctctctctaccttttagTTAGAGTGGATAagggtttgtttatcttgttgactttctcaaagaaccaattctttgtttcattgattctttggatCATAGGTGcataggtgtgccctccatttatggttgtagttcattccagatacaaTAAAGCTGACAATtgggaatagccatcacactaTAAGAGGAAAATCCAATTAATTCCTTTTATAAACTAGAGTCACTTGCTTTTTTGGGTATTTGTTGTTAATTTCTCCCCAAAATTTGCAAGCTCCTTGCCAGTCTTCATTGATTACCCACAACGAGGTAATTTTCAGCATTAGTATAAACTACTATACTATCTACTGGGTATGTTTCTGTTGATTGACAGAGTCTTATTCTTGCATTCACAATCAAATCAGAACCTTTTCCTATACGGGTTTTTAATGTTTTACTCTGTTTATGTGCTAAAAATTATCCATTCCAAGATGTTGTTTCCTCTCT
This window encodes:
- the Gm12569 gene encoding uncharacterized protein LOC622699; translation: MQKEASQGQSLGSIEELNVGRSEEEAEQKPSGHSRSSWTDSEIRIFLQEWEVVEQEVSHTSNKIHKKTKFLCQRLYHRGLKKSWKSCFHLLRNLHDLHETLCNERPGIEPLFSPYAEALYKILGSSPQGSHVPGSLSDGAGDPTTPVYPQPPSYQPSDYGITVPSEQLQGNPLPMMSQEDSPFPTWEPWNPSYPLSVPHLLPGFVPGDANLQQPWSTCDLHQDPQ